The following proteins are encoded in a genomic region of Helicobacter macacae MIT 99-5501:
- a CDS encoding glycosyltransferase, producing the protein MANLKILKVIHGFPPDFMAGSEVYSATLVKELSLRGHNVFVFTRIENEFLKPYALYDEVIKYKKCNPIHIRRINKPKDYLYRDKFLDTNIEQAFLEYINEVKPDIVHFGHLSHLSINLISIAKSLGKKVVFTLHDFWLFCVKGQLINQDNEICLKPSVQNCQKCSPYKPEIKEVEQIFKAMDKVREQIDIFISPSHTVRDFFIQQGIPESKIIYQKYGFDKQAIKYKKRIFRKNSKIRFGFMGRIIPTKGISVLLNAFRDLPNDDLYIYGSVAKSQMRFLELQKNVKFMGSYDNSEVDKILDFIDILIVPSVWLENSPLVIQEAFLSGVIVITSNIGGMKELVGNNDGFLFEVGDSNDLVKVIKKIKQDCRILNKIKDNRDKVDSKQKDVNKIVSIYHSLIKGENISNLPTSLKRITIDTNPDTCNYQCKMCDTHSIYNAHFRKCRPDMPLDILNKTLNQSKSMGVSEIIPTTMGEPTLYKYFDRIVDFCLHNDIKLNLTTNGSQLFNKKYNQTYIQNRLLPALSDIKISFNSLDSAVNEEIMRNTNTKKILDKIQKLCYLRDTFYPKVSITLQMTFMKSNMESIKPLIKYAIKHKINRIKGHQLWITHKELENEAIYKDKKYIDLWNKLIMSLESYRKKIKLENFYLLESSGITKGECPFLGKELWINYKGDIAVCCAPDKERKKLGDFGNINQVNLSQVLNSAQYIELLQNYTHKEVCQKCLMRK; encoded by the coding sequence ATGGCGAACTTAAAAATATTAAAAGTCATACACGGTTTTCCGCCAGATTTTATGGCAGGGAGCGAAGTTTATTCGGCTACGCTTGTAAAAGAGCTATCTTTAAGAGGGCATAATGTTTTTGTTTTTACTCGCATAGAAAATGAATTTTTAAAGCCTTACGCCCTCTATGATGAGGTAATCAAATATAAAAAATGCAATCCAATACATATTAGACGCATCAATAAACCAAAAGATTATCTATATAGAGATAAATTTCTTGATACAAATATAGAACAAGCATTTTTAGAATACATAAATGAAGTAAAACCAGATATTGTGCATTTTGGGCATCTTAGCCATTTATCCATAAATCTTATTTCTATTGCAAAATCTTTGGGTAAGAAAGTGGTTTTCACGCTACACGATTTTTGGCTGTTTTGCGTAAAAGGGCAACTTATCAATCAAGACAATGAAATATGCCTAAAACCAAGTGTGCAAAATTGTCAAAAATGCTCTCCATACAAGCCAGAGATAAAAGAAGTAGAGCAAATATTCAAAGCAATGGATAAAGTGCGAGAGCAAATAGATATTTTTATCTCGCCCTCTCATACCGTGCGTGATTTTTTCATTCAGCAGGGCATACCAGAATCTAAAATCATCTATCAAAAATATGGATTTGATAAGCAAGCCATAAAATATAAAAAAAGAATCTTTAGAAAAAATTCAAAAATTAGATTTGGATTTATGGGGCGGATTATCCCTACCAAAGGTATTAGCGTGCTATTAAATGCTTTTAGGGATTTGCCAAATGATGATTTATATATTTATGGAAGTGTCGCTAAGTCGCAAATGAGGTTTTTAGAGCTACAAAAAAATGTAAAATTTATGGGCAGTTATGATAATTCTGAAGTTGATAAGATTTTGGATTTTATTGATATTTTGATTGTCCCATCGGTTTGGTTAGAAAACTCTCCGCTTGTAATCCAAGAGGCGTTTCTATCGGGCGTTATAGTTATAACCTCAAATATCGGTGGTATGAAAGAGCTTGTAGGTAATAATGATGGATTTTTGTTTGAGGTTGGAGATTCTAATGATTTAGTTAAAGTCATCAAAAAAATCAAGCAAGATTGCAGAATACTTAATAAAATCAAAGACAATAGAGATAAAGTAGATTCTAAACAAAAAGATGTGAATAAAATAGTTAGCATATATCATAGCCTTATCAAAGGAGAAAATATATCAAATTTGCCAACCTCTCTAAAAAGAATAACTATTGACACAAATCCAGATACTTGCAATTATCAATGTAAAATGTGCGATACTCATAGTATTTATAACGCGCACTTTAGAAAATGCCGTCCTGATATGCCACTAGATATATTAAACAAAACGCTAAATCAATCCAAATCTATGGGCGTAAGCGAAATTATCCCCACAACAATGGGAGAGCCAACCCTATATAAATACTTTGATAGGATAGTGGATTTTTGTTTGCATAACGATATAAAACTTAATCTAACCACCAATGGCAGCCAGCTTTTTAACAAAAAATATAACCAAACATATATACAAAATAGACTTTTGCCCGCATTAAGCGATATAAAAATTTCTTTTAATAGTTTGGATTCTGCGGTAAATGAAGAAATTATGCGCAATACAAATACAAAAAAGATTTTAGATAAAATCCAAAAGCTATGCTATTTGAGAGACACATTTTATCCCAAAGTAAGCATAACGCTACAAATGACATTTATGAAAAGCAATATGGAATCTATAAAACCGCTTATCAAATATGCCATAAAACATAAAATAAATCGTATAAAAGGGCATCAATTATGGATAACTCACAAAGAATTAGAAAATGAAGCTATCTATAAAGATAAAAAATATATAGATTTGTGGAATAAACTCATAATGTCATTGGAGAGTTATAGGAAAAAAATAAAATTAGAAAATTTTTATTTATTAGAATCTAGCGGAATCACAAAAGGGGAGTGTCCATTTTTGGGCAAAGAGCTTTGGATAAATTACAAAGGAGATATTGCGGTGTGTTGCGCCCCAGATAAAGAGAGAAAAAAATTAGGAGATTTTGGCAATATAAATCAAGTAAATTTATCCCAAGTATTAAATTCGGCGCAATATATAGAGCTTTTGCAAAACTATACCCATAAGGAGGTTTGTCAAAAATGTCTAATGAGAAAATAG
- the thiH gene encoding 2-iminoacetate synthase ThiH, translating into MVNPSSVWEFQSTMQDIDSNILECVLEIRESYNPDAYSSKEVKSALSKHYLDIGDLCALLSPAAQPFLEEIATQAQKRVKSYFGNSINVFTPLYLSNHCASKCVYCGFQKGNKIKRAKLEYDEIKAELEIIAKSGLQEVLFLCGEGREYASVEYIAKSCELAKQYFKVIGVEIYALNVDEYELLHKSGCDFVTLFQETYCPKKYARIHIEGEKRAFAYRFYAQERALRAGMRGVGFGALLGIDDFRKDALSCALHAYFLQRKYPHAEIALSIPRLRPIINNPKIHPKAVTESRLLQVLCAYRLFLPYASITISSREGARFRNNVIKLGANKISAGVSVAIGERSAEEKKSRGDDAEKKGDEQFSISDNRSVEEILSMLKIAHLQPVMSDSVFVG; encoded by the coding sequence ATGGTAAATCCTAGCAGTGTATGGGAATTTCAAAGCACAATGCAAGACATTGATTCTAATATTTTAGAGTGCGTGCTTGAGATAAGAGAATCCTACAACCCTGATGCTTATAGCTCAAAAGAAGTAAAATCCGCGCTTAGCAAGCACTACCTAGATATTGGCGATTTATGCGCCCTACTAAGTCCAGCAGCACAGCCTTTTTTAGAAGAAATCGCCACCCAAGCTCAAAAAAGAGTGAAATCCTACTTTGGCAACTCCATAAATGTCTTTACCCCGCTTTATCTTAGCAATCATTGTGCAAGTAAATGCGTGTATTGTGGATTTCAAAAGGGGAATAAAATCAAACGCGCAAAACTAGAATATGACGAAATCAAAGCCGAGCTAGAAATCATCGCCAAAAGTGGCTTGCAAGAAGTTTTGTTTCTATGTGGCGAGGGTAGAGAATACGCAAGCGTAGAATACATAGCCAAGTCCTGCGAGCTAGCAAAGCAGTATTTCAAAGTCATAGGCGTGGAGATTTACGCACTAAATGTTGATGAATATGAGCTGCTACACAAAAGTGGCTGTGATTTTGTAACGCTTTTTCAAGAAACTTATTGCCCCAAAAAATACGCTAGAATCCACATAGAGGGCGAAAAGAGGGCGTTTGCATATCGGTTTTATGCACAAGAGAGGGCGTTGCGAGCAGGAATGAGAGGTGTTGGATTTGGTGCATTGCTTGGCATAGATGATTTTCGCAAAGACGCGCTAAGCTGCGCTCTGCACGCGTATTTTTTGCAGCGCAAATACCCACACGCAGAAATCGCGCTATCAATTCCTCGCTTGCGCCCTATCATAAATAACCCCAAAATCCACCCAAAAGCCGTTACAGAATCTAGGCTTTTGCAAGTGCTATGCGCGTATCGCCTCTTTTTGCCTTATGCAAGTATTACGATTTCTAGCAGGGAGGGGGCGAGATTTCGCAACAATGTCATAAAACTAGGTGCAAACAAAATCTCTGCAGGAGTATCTGTGGCGATAGGAGAGCGAAGCGCGGAGGAGAAAAAATCCCGTGGCGATGACGCCGAAAAAAAGGGAGATGAGCAATTTAGCATAAGCGATAATCGTAGCGTGGAAGAGATTTTATCTATGCTAAAAATCGCTCATCTCCAACCTGTGATGAGCGATAGTGTCTTTGTAGGGTAG
- a CDS encoding tetratricopeptide repeat protein, translating to MGSQYDDKNLPPPSQNPALNGNTPTAQGNGNGNGNGGNGDATQANNGTNGAQPQQSNLLPHEYPSADRLTSPDIPTAQLKAGIEFAKSGDYQNAYDSFKKSCKGGNPSGCFAIGTMYATGKGVDTNIRRAKKYYEIGCSAGDPTSCTNLAMLYNDDKTATKDDKELAAQYYMSACEGGDAIACNNLGFMYANGDGMAKDFFTAIKYYKLACEGGSNLGCYNLGLLSNTKNIYGKKKSELSQADLNYAACNAGDIVGCSNLGWMYANGVDDVPLSYAYAAKYFKRACEARDVKSCSNLGVLYQKGLGVTQDTKYALDLYTYSCNAGLQQACDNYRILKEDLHINPKPTYNIKPRPNKQRQSSVYKR from the coding sequence ATGGGCTCACAATATGATGATAAAAATCTCCCCCCACCCTCGCAAAACCCAGCACTAAATGGCAATACGCCTACCGCGCAAGGAAATGGTAATGGCAATGGTAATGGTGGTAATGGAGATGCCACCCAAGCAAATAATGGCACAAATGGAGCGCAACCACAGCAATCAAACCTACTTCCGCACGAATATCCCTCTGCTGATAGGCTTACCTCGCCAGATATTCCCACAGCACAGCTAAAAGCGGGGATAGAATTTGCCAAAAGTGGCGACTACCAAAACGCCTATGATTCTTTCAAAAAGTCTTGCAAGGGTGGAAATCCTAGCGGGTGCTTTGCCATAGGAACTATGTATGCCACAGGAAAGGGCGTAGATACCAATATCCGCCGCGCCAAAAAATATTATGAAATCGGTTGCTCTGCAGGCGACCCTACCTCTTGCACCAATCTAGCAATGCTATATAATGATGACAAAACTGCGACAAAAGATGACAAAGAGTTAGCCGCACAATACTATATGAGTGCGTGTGAGGGAGGAGATGCTATAGCGTGCAATAATCTAGGATTTATGTATGCAAATGGCGATGGAATGGCAAAGGACTTTTTCACTGCGATAAAATACTATAAACTAGCTTGCGAGGGGGGAAGCAATCTAGGTTGTTACAATCTAGGCTTACTAAGCAATACCAAAAACATATATGGCAAGAAAAAATCCGAGCTAAGCCAAGCAGACCTAAACTACGCCGCGTGCAATGCAGGAGATATAGTAGGGTGTAGCAATCTAGGGTGGATGTATGCAAATGGCGTAGATGATGTCCCTCTAAGCTATGCCTATGCAGCGAAGTATTTTAAAAGAGCGTGTGAAGCGCGAGATGTCAAGTCGTGTAGCAATCTAGGCGTGCTATACCAAAAAGGGCTAGGTGTTACCCAAGATACAAAATACGCACTTGACTTATACACCTACTCGTGCAATGCAGGACTACAACAAGCTTGCGATAACTATCGCATACTAAAAGAAGACTTGCATATCAATCCAAAGCCAACTTACAACATAAAACCTCGTCCAAACAAGCAAAGGCAGTCTTCTGTCTATAAGAGATAG
- a CDS encoding methyltransferase, translated as MSNEKIEISLDETHHTIGNKPLYTKRYAKVLSFHNGIAPVYELANKKDKLLKAFFIDKNNTKLFGREFKQAFGFYEGLACVSDESGFYHILENGKDAYKSRFLWCGNFVERSCVAKDSKGKYFHIDKSGKPLYKEKFCYVGDYKYGIAVALLENGKCVHILKNGKRLYNKEYEILEPFHKGVAVAKDAKGYFHIDKQGNELYKQRYARLEPFYNSKAFGLDFDGNKIVIKESQKYQHKILANNEDFIKNYISNEAFSFFKMRILHSILELGVLDSLKNKSKIKLESYPKKLILQWLIANNYITNKFELTTKGNIALSLKPLICYWQGLPFIISENLEKSLKYNKEFFSEQFGMPYFDYISQEKNSDEAKKFSFISQFYTKDYHISNLAFDREIVCDIGCGSGVLLDSIYKNFPNIKPVYADKKDFRIIKNKTFKKIDFFKPFNIKADVFIISRILHDWDDENAIKILKNISKNMSKNSVLLVFESFVDIKTLSNLDICFHLLNFLGGKERSLKEFKNLFKKSGLRIENIIEGKLINIIKVRKK; from the coding sequence ATGTCTAATGAGAAAATAGAGATTTCACTTGATGAAACGCACCATACAATAGGTAATAAACCGCTTTATACAAAGAGATATGCTAAAGTCCTAAGTTTTCATAACGGAATAGCTCCCGTATATGAATTGGCTAATAAAAAAGATAAACTACTAAAAGCATTTTTTATAGATAAAAATAATACAAAGCTATTTGGAAGAGAATTTAAACAGGCTTTTGGATTTTATGAGGGATTGGCTTGTGTGAGTGATGAAAGCGGGTTTTATCATATTTTAGAAAATGGTAAAGATGCCTATAAAAGCAGATTTCTTTGGTGTGGAAACTTTGTTGAAAGATCTTGTGTAGCGAAAGATAGCAAAGGTAAATATTTCCATATTGATAAATCTGGCAAACCGCTATATAAAGAAAAATTTTGTTATGTAGGCGATTATAAGTATGGCATCGCCGTTGCGTTGTTAGAAAATGGCAAATGCGTTCATATTTTGAAAAATGGCAAGAGACTTTATAATAAAGAATATGAAATTTTAGAACCATTTCATAAAGGCGTAGCTGTCGCAAAAGATGCAAAAGGATACTTTCATATTGATAAGCAAGGAAACGAACTTTATAAGCAAAGATATGCAAGGTTAGAGCCTTTTTACAATTCAAAAGCGTTTGGGTTGGATTTTGACGGAAATAAAATCGTTATTAAAGAATCTCAAAAATATCAACATAAGATTTTGGCTAATAATGAGGATTTTATCAAGAATTACATATCAAATGAAGCGTTTTCTTTTTTCAAAATGCGTATTCTTCATAGCATTTTAGAACTTGGCGTATTGGATAGCTTAAAAAATAAATCAAAAATAAAATTAGAAAGCTATCCTAAAAAACTTATCTTGCAATGGCTTATAGCCAATAACTATATCACAAACAAATTTGAACTTACGACAAAAGGGAATATTGCTTTAAGCCTCAAACCGCTTATTTGCTATTGGCAGGGATTGCCATTTATCATAAGCGAAAATTTAGAAAAAAGTCTTAAATATAATAAAGAGTTCTTTAGCGAACAATTTGGTATGCCTTATTTTGATTATATATCGCAAGAAAAAAATAGCGATGAAGCAAAAAAATTTAGTTTTATTTCTCAATTTTATACAAAAGATTATCATATTTCTAATCTTGCATTTGATAGAGAAATAGTATGTGATATTGGGTGTGGTAGCGGGGTTTTGCTTGATAGTATTTATAAAAATTTCCCTAATATTAAGCCTGTTTATGCGGACAAAAAAGATTTTAGAATTATCAAAAATAAAACATTTAAGAAAATTGATTTTTTCAAACCTTTTAATATTAAAGCAGATGTATTTATTATTAGCAGGATTTTGCACGACTGGGACGATGAAAATGCGATAAAAATTTTAAAAAACATTTCCAAAAATATGAGTAAAAATAGCGTATTGCTTGTTTTTGAAAGTTTTGTAGATATAAAGACTTTAAGCAATTTGGATATTTGCTTTCATTTACTAAATTTTTTGGGAGGTAAAGAGCGTAGCTTAAAAGAATTTAAAAATCTTTTTAAAAAAAGCGGTTTAAGGATTGAAAATATCATAGAGGGGAAACTTATAAATATCATAAAAGTGAGGAAAAAGTAA
- a CDS encoding GTP 3',8-cyclase MoaA family protein produces the protein MGVYNRYKTLKNPIFMQRYINQHCTMLKWGCVFGFDRDKKLYYKISHNMTRFIFIKLKLLFVYKLYIMARFLFGKIDLPYLQIVVTTKCTLRCKDCHDLMPQIPNESHYNGVLENIIRDFNIILNSVDSIASIRILGGEPLLFKDLPKLLNFIKNQNKIKSFDIISNATIPFNHNLISELKNCHKVRIFIDDYTKHTNKTTKQKLNAITDELAKNKIKCFVLNSGGDDSWFEAGKVFKRHRKREDIIKNFLMCGMYCVSYIGSNSDKNGGIFICPRASSMSKIFGLEKFSGDFIALDSKTLKQDFVDFYSKDFFECCDYCHDMDKPKKMIPAGIQISK, from the coding sequence ATGGGTGTATATAATCGCTATAAAACACTTAAAAATCCTATTTTTATGCAGAGATATATAAACCAGCATTGCACTATGCTAAAATGGGGGTGTGTATTTGGTTTTGATAGAGATAAAAAATTATACTACAAAATTTCACACAATATGACTAGATTTATTTTTATTAAACTAAAATTATTGTTTGTTTATAAGCTATATATTATGGCAAGATTTTTATTTGGAAAAATTGATTTGCCATATTTGCAGATTGTCGTAACGACAAAATGCACTTTGCGATGCAAGGATTGCCACGATTTAATGCCACAAATACCAAATGAATCTCACTATAACGGAGTATTAGAAAATATAATAAGAGATTTCAATATAATACTAAATAGCGTAGATAGTATAGCTTCTATAAGAATTCTTGGAGGCGAACCTCTTTTGTTTAAAGATTTACCAAAATTGCTTAATTTTATAAAAAATCAAAATAAAATTAAAAGTTTTGATATTATTTCTAATGCGACTATACCATTTAATCATAACTTGATTTCAGAGCTTAAAAACTGCCATAAAGTAAGGATTTTTATAGATGACTATACAAAACATACTAATAAAACCACAAAACAAAAGCTAAATGCCATAACAGATGAGCTTGCTAAAAATAAAATAAAGTGTTTTGTTCTAAATAGTGGGGGAGATGATAGTTGGTTTGAAGCTGGCAAAGTTTTTAAAAGACATAGGAAAAGGGAGGATATAATAAAAAACTTTCTTATGTGCGGAATGTATTGCGTATCTTATATTGGCTCAAACAGCGATAAAAACGGCGGTATATTTATATGCCCGAGAGCAAGCTCTATGAGTAAAATATTTGGTTTAGAAAAATTTAGTGGGGATTTTATCGCTTTAGATTCCAAGACACTAAAGCAAGATTTTGTAGATTTTTACTCCAAAGACTTTTTTGAATGTTGTGATTATTGCCACGATATGGATAAACCTAAAAAAATGATTCCAGCGGGAATCCAAATAAGCAAATAA
- the purL gene encoding phosphoribosylformylglycinamidine synthase subunit PurL, with amino-acid sequence MPHDTLTKRSDLHKKFCIADMDCALSSHKLSKDDYSEILRILGREPNLVELGIFSAMWSEHCSYKSSKIYLNGFPTSAEYVIQGPGENAGVIDIGGGMAAVFKVESHNHPSFIEPTAGAATGVGGIMRDIFTMGARPVASLDSIRFGEVCREDTIGKKHKYLLSGVVEGIGGYGNCMGVPTIGGESTFEPCYNGNILVNAFCLGLAKKEEIFYAKAEGVGNPVIYVGSKTGRDGLGGAVMSSDSFSEDSTSLRPTVQVGDPFTEKLLLEACLELFKRDLIVGIQDMGAAGLTSSSFEMAGRSGSGMRLELEKVPMRESQMNAYELMLSESQERMLICAKKGKESEIKEIFEKWELDCAIIGEVTDSGIMELLWEGECVGKIPIAPLSEASPVLKREVQKPNYLDKINKLDSNFIKNLNGKSNNELFRELLGHIDICDKKWIYSQYDSTVQTNTIVPSGKLDGSVVRVKENGNALAMSIYCAPQICYLNPREGGKIAVATAGRKLATRGAKPLAISDCLNFGNPQNPEVMWQFSEVCEGIKQACKELKTPVVSGNVSLYNQTDEIDIYPTPTIVSVGISATGTNERSGADYIIDSALKENGNVILLLGNICDISGFSGSVAQKIIGGDLCGEVRIDLDRERALWEFLHKGIASGQILSAKAIGKGGLAIALAKMAILGGKGVDARGFGKVLKSMESKNPSKDFGWGFSKDFSNDFEAESSKWLFAQTQSCALVECAPSQVAALQKSADLLNIPLYEVGKVCGGVVCEEASKSNLRICIADIDIDLGKASKIYFESFEKYIH; translated from the coding sequence ATGCCGCACGACACACTCACCAAAAGAAGCGATTTACACAAAAAATTTTGCATAGCTGATATGGATTGCGCCCTTAGTAGTCATAAACTTAGCAAAGATGATTATAGTGAGATTTTAAGGATTTTGGGGCGTGAGCCAAACCTTGTAGAGCTAGGGATTTTTAGTGCTATGTGGAGCGAGCATTGTAGCTATAAATCTAGCAAAATCTATCTAAACGGATTCCCCACAAGCGCGGAGTATGTGATACAAGGACCGGGCGAAAACGCAGGTGTAATCGACATAGGTGGAGGTATGGCAGCGGTATTTAAGGTAGAATCACACAATCACCCAAGTTTCATCGAGCCAACTGCAGGAGCTGCCACAGGAGTAGGTGGGATAATGCGTGATATATTTACGATGGGAGCGCGACCTGTGGCAAGCCTAGATTCTATCCGCTTTGGCGAAGTGTGTAGAGAGGACACCATAGGCAAAAAGCACAAATATTTGCTCTCTGGCGTTGTAGAGGGAATCGGCGGATATGGGAATTGTATGGGAGTGCCAACTATCGGGGGGGAGAGCACATTTGAGCCTTGCTACAATGGCAATATTTTGGTAAATGCTTTTTGTCTAGGGCTAGCAAAAAAAGAAGAGATTTTTTATGCAAAAGCAGAGGGCGTGGGCAATCCCGTAATCTATGTAGGAAGCAAGACAGGGCGTGATGGGCTAGGTGGGGCAGTGATGAGTAGCGATAGCTTTAGCGAGGATTCTACCTCTTTGCGTCCTACTGTGCAGGTGGGCGACCCATTTACAGAAAAGCTATTGCTTGAGGCGTGTTTGGAGTTATTCAAACGCGATTTAATCGTAGGAATCCAAGATATGGGCGCAGCAGGACTTACAAGCTCTAGCTTTGAAATGGCAGGGCGAAGTGGTAGCGGTATGCGACTAGAGCTGGAGAAAGTGCCTATGCGAGAATCTCAAATGAATGCTTATGAGCTAATGCTAAGTGAGAGTCAAGAAAGGATGCTAATCTGTGCCAAAAAAGGCAAAGAGAGCGAGATAAAAGAAATATTTGAGAAATGGGAGCTTGATTGCGCGATTATCGGTGAGGTAACAGATAGTGGGATTATGGAGCTACTTTGGGAGGGAGAGTGCGTGGGGAAAATCCCTATTGCACCTCTAAGTGAAGCCTCCCCCGTGCTAAAGAGGGAAGTGCAAAAGCCAAATTATCTAGACAAAATCAACAAGCTAGATTCTAACTTCATAAAAAACCTAAATGGCAAATCAAACAACGAGCTTTTTAGGGAGCTTTTGGGGCATATAGATATTTGTGATAAAAAATGGATATATAGCCAATATGATAGCACCGTGCAGACAAATACGATAGTGCCAAGTGGCAAGCTAGATGGCAGTGTGGTGCGCGTAAAAGAAAATGGCAACGCACTAGCAATGAGTATTTATTGTGCGCCACAAATATGCTATCTAAACCCACGCGAGGGTGGCAAAATCGCCGTAGCCACAGCAGGACGAAAGCTAGCCACAAGGGGTGCAAAACCACTTGCGATAAGTGATTGCCTAAACTTTGGTAACCCTCAAAATCCTGAAGTAATGTGGCAGTTTAGCGAAGTGTGTGAGGGGATAAAGCAGGCGTGCAAGGAGCTAAAAACGCCTGTGGTAAGTGGCAATGTATCGCTTTATAACCAAACCGATGAAATAGACATATATCCTACGCCCACTATCGTTAGCGTGGGTATAAGTGCTACGGGCACAAATGAACGCAGTGGTGCAGACTACATAATCGATTCTGCGTTAAAAGAAAATGGAAATGTGATTTTGCTACTTGGCAATATCTGTGATATAAGCGGATTTAGCGGGAGTGTAGCACAAAAAATAATAGGTGGGGACTTGTGCGGGGAGGTGCGTATAGATTTGGATAGAGAGAGGGCATTGTGGGAGTTTCTCCACAAAGGCATAGCAAGCGGGCAAATCCTAAGCGCAAAGGCAATCGGCAAAGGTGGGCTAGCTATCGCACTTGCAAAAATGGCAATACTTGGAGGCAAGGGCGTAGATGCAAGGGGGTTTGGCAAAGTGCTAAAATCTATGGAATCTAAAAATCCTAGTAAGGATTTTGGTTGGGGTTTTAGCAAGGATTTCAGTAATGATTTTGAGGCAGAATCCAGCAAATGGCTTTTTGCCCAAACTCAAAGTTGCGCTCTAGTGGAGTGCGCTCCTAGTCAAGTCGCGGCATTGCAAAAAAGCGCGGATTTGCTAAATATACCGCTTTATGAGGTGGGGAAAGTTTGTGGCGGGGTAGTTTGTGAGGAGGCAAGCAAATCAAACTTGCGCATTTGCATAGCCGACATAGATATAGATTTAGGCAAAGCAAGCAAAATCTATTTTGAAAGTTTTGAAAAATACATACACTGA
- a CDS encoding histidine phosphatase family protein, which produces MLIYESMIKNLQLVPNGTNAKLLLRHSIRPQDNDGNADFSLGLTREGKEFAKLFGKYLGGHLDKNFKVDIQKVKTSISPRCKETVEMILQGYRKEIPIQEEKILHTMWIENKEKWDKVFRDYDKKMKILLQKMLDGEYFDGVYPVNLSVAKMLQVMDFYDNTAKKQTDKKSLYRLDIFATHDSLIMLLLAYLLGKNIAEFNEWIYMLEGCILWLEEYKLYVVWRGDRYEIKLESSILELLNQKDI; this is translated from the coding sequence ATGCTAATATATGAAAGTATGATAAAAAATTTACAGCTCGTTCCAAACGGGACAAATGCTAAATTGCTATTAAGACATTCTATCCGTCCTCAAGACAATGACGGAAATGCTGATTTTAGCTTGGGATTGACACGAGAGGGAAAAGAATTTGCCAAGCTGTTTGGAAAATATTTAGGCGGGCATTTAGATAAAAATTTTAAAGTAGATATACAAAAGGTAAAAACAAGTATATCGCCTCGCTGTAAAGAAACGGTAGAAATGATTTTGCAAGGTTACCGCAAGGAAATCCCTATACAAGAAGAGAAAATTTTGCATACTATGTGGATAGAAAATAAAGAAAAATGGGATAAAGTTTTTAGGGACTATGATAAAAAAATGAAGATTTTATTACAAAAAATGCTTGATGGGGAGTATTTTGATGGAGTATATCCTGTCAATTTAAGTGTGGCAAAAATGCTGCAAGTAATGGACTTCTATGACAATACCGCAAAGAAACAAACAGATAAAAAGAGCTTGTATAGGCTTGATATATTTGCAACGCACGATTCACTCATTATGCTTTTGCTTGCATATTTGCTCGGTAAAAATATCGCCGAATTTAATGAATGGATATATATGCTTGAGGGTTGTATTTTATGGCTTGAGGAATATAAGCTTTATGTTGTTTGGCGCGGTGATAGATATGAGATAAAATTAGAATCTTCTATTTTAGAATTACTAAATCAAAAGGATATTTGA